The genomic region AAAGCGCCTTGATGTAATTTTCGTGAATTCTATCATCCAATACAATATTATTATCTATGGCCACAAGAAACAACTCTTTCATCATATCAAGCTTATTAAGCTTGCATAATGCATCAGCAAGAATCGAAAAAGTCATTTTACCTGGAAAATAGCCCTGCTCGAGTGTATTTTTCAATATACGATATGCATCAACAACGCTCCCGTCTCCACAAAGTGTGTTCATTAAATAATTACACCCCATACTGCTCAACGATAACCCAATCTCACCTCTCATATCGTATAATCTAAGAGCAACATCAACCATCCCCGCCTTACAAAAGAAGCACAAAACGATATTCATAGTTAATTCGTCTGGAGGTACGTTACTTTCCTTCATCTCGATTATCAAATCACAAACGTCCTCGAGTTTGTTATCTCTCAAAAGACGTAATATCAACGTATTGTAACGAAAAACATCCGGGACATAATGAACAACCGATTCCGGATCTCTCGTCTTGTGTAAAAACTCCATGGCCCCATCTAACTTTCGAGCACGTACAAGCTCTCGAAACCATACATCATAAACATGAAACTCACCAAATTCATCGACCAATTTCCCGGCTTTATCAAATTGATCATCTTTGCATAGCCCATCTACGAGAGCCCCAACTATGTGCTGTCCACTTTTTAATTTCACCACCCCATTATCCATCACCCCTCGAAGATACTTTTCGGCTCTATCAAACTCTTTCTTCTTGCAAAAACCTTTGACTAATATAGAATGTGTCACCTCAGATTCAAACCCCCGATTCTTAATTTGTGTCGCAACTGAGTCTACTCCATCAAAATAATTCTCCTCCACGAGAGCATTTAAAAgcacatgataagcaaaatcgtcCAAATCGATACCCTTGTAACGCATTCGGCCAAATAATTGGAGCGCAATTTCCGGTTTGCCTGCTACAGCGTAACCCATCACCAAAATATTATGAAAATTGGACTTGTGACCACCTCGATGCTTAGCATAGTTATCCAAATAATCTAACATTAAAGAAAACAACTTTGCTCTAGACAAAATCTTGAAGATTGCATTGAATGTAGCTCGAGTATGGTGAAACCCAGGTTGTCTCCCAGCCCAATCAAAGAACTTCAAGCAAGACAAGACATCTTTTCCATAAAACAACACGTCAAGAACAAGTTCTTCTGTAAGACGAAGATTCAACCGTGATAACGCCATGTCAACGGCTTCAGGTTGTGACACAAAATTTACATCGTCACCGGTCATGCTTCTGTCGATGTTGCCATTAGACGATAGTATTTCAAGTATACGCTCAATAAAAGGGTTTCGATTAGTAGACTTGAACCATTCTTGAAATGTCACAACTACATCTTCTGCGTGTAATTTCTGTACTGGTGTTGAATAAGATGTAAATATTGGGTTTAAGTGAACAGTGTTCGTGATGGCAGATGCTGCTATCGTTGAGTAGTAGAATGTCTCGTTATTGAGAGGAGAAAGAAGAGCCCGAATGCAAGTTTGGTTCAAGTATCTTAGTCGTACCATAACTTGTGAAGTACAATTCTTGTAAGCTACTGTCTTAACATTGCTCCAAGTTAGTTTCTTATAGTATCACTGTCAAgtaaacaaacaaaaacaaaacaaaacaacatCAATGATCAAACATGTAAATTGGTTCGGGTCAAAACGGGTACGGGTCCAAACAAGTAAGATTTTTTAGACGGGTCAAACTAATCGGGTCGAGACCTTTTTTCCCTTAAAGCAATCAGGCTGTCTTTTGGACCCCTTTAAAtctaacaacaatataagttccctTCTAAACTACGGAACTGATACGCAAGGTCATTAAGATCGAAGCCGGGATAATATGGAAAACTGCATCTTATCGAATGGAGCTTGCTCCTGTTCTTTTGATGATTAATTACAGTAATAAAGCTAATAATTAAGCATAAATAAACACCATATATAACTATCAATATGACTATAAATCCATCCACTACAAAACTAACAATATGAAAAGTAAACCATTTAAATAGCAAAGCAGACTAATCTTCAAAAAAACAAAGTTAATTAGTAGTTACCGTGTAAAGTTTACAAGTTTGCAAAAGATAActaaaaatttaaatatataatctacaCATAACGAACAAGGTCATAAAGCAAACTAATAAGCTAATCATCGACAATAATGAAATTCCACCTATCTGTCATCGTAGCTGATTTACAAGCAGATCGATTAAATTTAATTTGAATTAAATCCAATCAAAAACATATCATAATCGCTAGATTATCAATTACAACATACACGAACAAGAGAAAGAGAAACAGTTAATGATATAATAATCAGATTGAGATTGAATGGAATTAAACATAAGCAACCAGTTAACAAAAGAGATAAGTAATTAAGAATACCACCTGTAAGCAAATCCTAATCCTAATAAACCAAAATGATTGCAGCAAGCTAATGATGTAAAGGTCGTGGATCGTTTGAAACAACAGATACGGTGAAAATTTGTATTATTAAATCAATATAAGTCATTGGCTACAGCCATAGTTATAAATCTCATATTTTTCCATCTTTCAAGTTTTCGAAAATAGAGAAGACACTAAAAACAAACCTTGAATATCCTCTGGAAATTAATCATGAAAACTTTCAGGGAGAGGTTTAATGTTAATGTAAAACAATAACCATGGGGCTGTTTACTTCTATTTTGCATTAAGTGCTGTTTTGATATATAAATCTGTTTGGGCATATTAGTCTGTTTAAATGAAGTGCAAATGGTGTTTCTTCTGAATCATCTTAATGTGCTAATGACCATTTTAGCGTTTCAAAACAATACATACATGTTAaattaaatactaattatttatagcAATTTGAATATGTTGAATCCATCTTATCTAATTAATTAGATTAGCTTGTCTCAAGCATTATGAAGGATCTTATAGCAATTTTAGTGACTACACGACCatctaattctaataattaattctTCTTCAAGTGAAGACAGTCAAACACAAATAAGAAGGAATTACGTCTCAATTAATTACACCATGGACCTACCTACAGACGCTTTCATTTGTAACTATGGAAGAAATTCTCGAAAATTGCAATAATTacattcttttttttttcaaaaaatatgTTACCCCAAATTACGATCTGGTAATCGCTCACCTTTTGTTTTTGCCAAGTCGGAGATTTGTTCTTACGAAGATGACGACGATGGAAACGGTGCTGTATGGCGGATTTACGATTGATGTCGGCAGAGAAGATGACTACGGTGGCGGCGGAGAAGATGACGACAGTGGGAGATACACAGCTTCAAGAATAATAATGGGGGAAAAGGAGAAATAGAGGAGGATGGAGGGTATATAGGTCAGTCAATAAGTGGGTCTAATTGGAAAGGAGTGCCTTTTATCTCTTCTACGATAAGTGACTTTTTTTTAactgatttcaaaaaaaaaaaaaaaaaaagtgataaTTTCACTTCTATTTTTTATTCATT from Rutidosis leptorrhynchoides isolate AG116_Rl617_1_P2 chromosome 9, CSIRO_AGI_Rlap_v1, whole genome shotgun sequence harbors:
- the LOC139866243 gene encoding pentatricopeptide repeat-containing protein At1g71210, mitochondrial encodes the protein MVRLRYLNQTCIRALLSPLNNETFYYSTIAASAITNTVHLNPIFTSYSTPVQKLHAEDVVVTFQEWFKSTNRNPFIERILEILSSNGNIDRSMTGDDVNFVSQPEAVDMALSRLNLRLTEELVLDVLFYGKDVLSCLKFFDWAGRQPGFHHTRATFNAIFKILSRAKLFSLMLDYLDNYAKHRGGHKSNFHNILVMGYAVAGKPEIALQLFGRMRYKGIDLDDFAYHVLLNALVEENYFDGVDSVATQIKNRGFESEVTHSILVKGFCKKKEFDRAEKYLRGVMDNGVVKLKSGQHIVGALVDGLCKDDQFDKAGKLVDEFGEFHVYDVWFRELVRARKLDGAMEFLHKTRDPESVVHYVPDVFRYNTLILRLLRDNKLEDVCDLIIEMKESNVPPDELTMNIVLCFFCKAGMVDVALRLYDMRGEIGLSLSSMGCNYLMNTLCGDGSVVDAYRILKNTLEQGYFPGKMTFSILADALCKLNKLDMMKELFLVAIDNNIVLDDRIHENYIKALCKTGRVEEGYFVHEEINRFNKVTTGCAYHSLIHGFIKLNRGDIASKLLIEMQEKGHTPSQPLTLSVIQSVCEMENFENYFQRLLEKQLSIHELLDCKQFNVFIEGAGLANKPELAKEVYHMMKRSGVSPNVRSDILLLKSYLKGLKVSDALHFYEEILTTRKIGRKICNTLVIGLCKAKKPDLALEYFLDIRKKQKSVRPSLECYEELIYMLCQEKRYSKIVDLIDDLLAVGRPISSFIGNNLLLCSLKDRELYDKWVESRPTDDESSRIFRLGEVVGLFSGRFREEDIEWNDLEQVVRSCFPLDVYTYNMLLRKLLRSSKRLNDACKLFDKMCRKGYEPNQWTYETFVHGYYHNGMKEEGDWWIQEMLRRGFKPSEATNRLTDPDHNKRP